The following proteins come from a genomic window of Novosphingobium aromaticivorans DSM 12444:
- a CDS encoding HEPN domain-containing protein, with amino-acid sequence MSGLYFSNTIPMMPVKDPLHPDRLKNKQRALRDGFALPLTLRVHRALSWLLRAQREEDDFDTRFIMLWIGFNAAYAGDLERALDDEGDGRRPGAASERERFDGFFRDLVRLDTDGRLYKALWTRFPQEIRILLDNRFVFAPFWKHHAGLPGGAGWEITFEAAKRAANAALAAGNTPVVLSILFDRLYVLRNQLLHGGATWNSAANRAQVRDGAAILGHLLPLFIDLMMDNPDEDWAMPLYPVIEE; translated from the coding sequence TTGTCCGGGCTGTATTTCTCGAACACTATCCCGATGATGCCGGTGAAAGATCCACTCCACCCTGACCGCCTCAAGAATAAGCAACGCGCTCTGCGTGACGGCTTTGCGCTGCCCCTGACCTTGCGCGTGCACCGGGCGCTCAGCTGGCTGCTGCGCGCTCAGCGCGAGGAGGATGACTTCGATACCCGTTTCATCATGCTGTGGATCGGCTTCAATGCGGCCTACGCTGGTGACCTCGAACGTGCCCTGGATGACGAGGGGGATGGCCGCCGCCCTGGGGCTGCCAGCGAGCGGGAGCGCTTCGACGGTTTCTTCCGCGATCTCGTGAGGCTCGATACGGACGGACGTCTCTACAAGGCGCTGTGGACGCGGTTCCCGCAGGAAATCCGCATTCTCCTCGACAATCGCTTCGTCTTCGCGCCATTCTGGAAGCATCACGCGGGGCTGCCGGGCGGGGCGGGTTGGGAGATCACCTTCGAGGCCGCCAAGCGTGCAGCCAACGCCGCGCTGGCGGCGGGCAACACTCCGGTGGTTCTCTCGATCCTGTTCGACCGGCTCTATGTCCTGCGCAACCAGTTGCTGCATGGCGGAGCGACCTGGAATAGCGCTGCCAATCGTGCGCAAGTGCGAGACGGCGCTGCGATTCTGGGCCACCTCCTGCCGCTGTTCATCGATCTGATGATGGATAACCCGGACGAGGATTGGGCGATGCCGCTCTATCCCGTCATTGAGGAATGA
- a CDS encoding DUF2779 domain-containing protein, producing the protein MTQIRTATRRFGLSKSKITAFEQCPKKLWLATHRPELAEQDDGAEARFATGNAVGEIACALHPDGVMVDPPSLSEALAKTSSLISEGHPGPIFEATFEHDGVLVRVDVLERLDSGGWSAAEVKSSGRVKDYHRGDLATQVWVMREAGINLQRAAIRHIDTSFVLSREGDYAGLFTDADLLADLEDAIATRPSLVAEARATLSGDEPQREMGDHCGAPFSCEFTAYCGRDLPQGPEWPVTLLPYGGGRRWLERGVEDLLDLAETDLNDRHARILAATRDGIPFHDAAGARKVMAGWGWPRAWLDFETVAPAIPRWVGTRPFQQIPFQFSLHLERRGGRMTHHEFLSCDGSDPRRACAEALVSNIPEGATIIAYNAAFERSVLRELAASFPDLSSRLEAMAEATVDLLPVARNHWYHRDQRGSWSIKAVLPTIAAELDYGVLEVKDGGDAQAAWFEAADPACDPLRREALEEALKAYCARDTWAMVAVARALAGS; encoded by the coding sequence ATGACGCAAATTCGCACCGCCACTCGCCGTTTTGGCCTGTCCAAATCCAAGATCACCGCTTTCGAGCAATGCCCCAAGAAGCTGTGGCTCGCGACCCATCGCCCCGAGCTTGCGGAGCAGGACGATGGGGCTGAGGCGCGGTTCGCGACCGGTAATGCCGTGGGCGAGATCGCCTGCGCGCTTCATCCAGACGGTGTGATGGTCGATCCTCCGTCGTTGTCTGAAGCGCTGGCCAAGACCTCCTCGCTCATTTCAGAAGGGCATCCTGGCCCGATCTTCGAGGCGACCTTCGAGCATGATGGCGTGCTTGTGCGGGTCGATGTGCTGGAGCGGCTCGATAGCGGGGGCTGGTCAGCGGCCGAGGTCAAAAGCTCGGGCAGGGTCAAGGATTACCACCGCGGCGATCTCGCCACGCAGGTCTGGGTCATGCGTGAGGCGGGGATCAACCTGCAGCGCGCGGCCATCCGCCATATCGACACCAGTTTCGTGCTTTCACGTGAGGGCGATTACGCGGGGCTCTTCACCGATGCCGATCTGCTCGCCGACTTGGAGGACGCCATCGCCACGCGCCCTTCGCTGGTGGCCGAGGCGCGCGCCACTTTGTCCGGAGACGAACCGCAGCGCGAGATGGGCGATCATTGCGGCGCGCCGTTCAGCTGCGAGTTTACCGCTTATTGCGGCCGCGACCTCCCGCAAGGGCCTGAATGGCCCGTGACCCTGCTCCCCTATGGCGGCGGCAGGCGCTGGCTGGAGCGCGGGGTCGAGGACCTGCTCGACTTGGCCGAGACCGACCTCAACGACCGCCACGCACGCATCCTTGCCGCCACGCGCGATGGCATCCCGTTCCACGATGCCGCAGGGGCGCGTAAAGTGATGGCCGGATGGGGCTGGCCACGCGCCTGGCTCGACTTCGAGACCGTCGCCCCCGCGATTCCGCGCTGGGTCGGTACCCGCCCGTTCCAGCAGATCCCGTTCCAGTTCTCGCTTCACCTCGAACGGCGCGGCGGGCGCATGACCCATCATGAGTTCCTGAGCTGCGACGGCAGCGACCCGCGCCGGGCCTGCGCCGAAGCGCTGGTGTCAAACATCCCCGAGGGTGCCACGATCATCGCCTACAACGCCGCCTTCGAGCGCAGCGTGCTACGCGAGCTTGCAGCATCCTTCCCCGATCTCTCCTCCCGTCTTGAAGCGATGGCCGAGGCGACGGTCGATCTTCTGCCGGTCGCTCGGAACCACTGGTATCACCGTGATCAGCGCGGCAGCTGGTCGATCAAGGCTGTGCTCCCGACCATCGCTGCCGAGCTTGATTACGGCGTCCTCGAAGTGAAGGATGGCGGTGATGCGCAGGCGGCATGGTTCGAAGCTGCCGATCCTGCCTGCGATCCGCTGCGGCGCGAGGCGCTGGAAGAAGCGCTGAAGGCTTATTGCGCGCGCGACACGTGGGCGATGGTCGCGGTGGCGCGGGCGCTGGCGGGAAGTTGA
- a CDS encoding McrC family protein, with protein sequence MREAEFKAWLVAQGYAPTSIATWLSDGRKVDGAYGLDEHFDRDGGASMLAEMAYSRADEAAGASNPSAIDLSGSFYANLSACRAAARAYFRFCNSEARPQGRFGELDREAVLEAVAACDAVGDVAQYVADLDLGQPTRYWLVLDGKRYPSKAVVRDALARRGSDWLPGGGECKTALERLGFVVIDWPELNRARDAFLRQMPDFSDFRAAAGAYWDVERAYKNGLIEQAKAIIARQDDDRAVGESLYRLLSVGGSGLPLSWRTLSEVQNADPELRDRFYTSLGVLARSDGPLEEAVPAAARELEALREAGIAGLRRGEVLSIPITVWATLHPDQASWFKIAKIDEMGRRLFGRRLFPQTEFRDADLAEWLQLMRALLGLLDKEFGWHPHDLFDVQGFIWVVGNPDSPRELDPVPVWMVTSLWGQEDGLPRFVERAEWSLLTDTGSANNRRVREMQVGDRIFLKDFVPRARDLPFDAGTGIMAAATVFLARHTRSLATRRTLDELRHALADIPLMPITRLPWQAVRIDRTNRRWEALFRLARLLLQRDWQATHHHAKAPDGLTLLFPMNDLFEKYIAVLLRRALAGSGIEVIDQGGHRACLGSFTGGHLETGEVFRTKPDIMLRRGREIVAIIDTKWKKLSLDPLDRKHGVSQADVYQLMAYARLYQTAELMLLYPARPGQVCAERAQFGMAGGSERLRIAMADVSLDEKALAEALGVLVMAPAVTKASPLPQAVG encoded by the coding sequence GTGAGAGAGGCTGAATTCAAGGCTTGGCTGGTGGCCCAAGGTTATGCGCCGACATCCATTGCCACGTGGCTCTCGGACGGACGCAAGGTTGACGGCGCTTATGGTCTAGATGAGCACTTTGATCGGGACGGCGGTGCTTCGATGCTTGCCGAGATGGCCTATTCGCGGGCCGACGAAGCAGCGGGTGCGTCTAACCCGAGTGCAATTGATCTCAGCGGATCGTTCTACGCCAATCTTTCCGCATGCCGTGCAGCTGCCCGGGCCTATTTCCGCTTCTGCAATTCTGAGGCTCGTCCACAGGGCAGGTTTGGCGAGCTCGACCGGGAGGCAGTTCTCGAGGCGGTGGCCGCATGTGACGCCGTTGGCGACGTCGCCCAGTATGTCGCTGATCTCGATCTCGGGCAGCCGACCAGATACTGGCTCGTTCTGGACGGCAAGCGCTACCCCAGCAAAGCCGTCGTACGCGATGCTTTGGCGAGACGCGGCAGTGACTGGCTGCCTGGCGGCGGTGAATGCAAGACCGCGCTCGAGCGCCTCGGCTTTGTCGTCATCGACTGGCCCGAACTCAACCGCGCTCGCGATGCATTCCTGCGCCAGATGCCGGATTTCAGCGATTTCCGTGCCGCTGCCGGCGCCTACTGGGATGTGGAACGCGCCTACAAGAACGGACTGATCGAGCAGGCCAAGGCAATCATTGCACGGCAGGATGACGACCGCGCGGTTGGCGAAAGCCTCTACCGGCTGCTTTCGGTGGGCGGTTCGGGCCTGCCGCTGAGCTGGCGGACACTGTCCGAAGTCCAGAACGCCGATCCCGAGCTGCGCGACCGTTTCTACACCTCGCTGGGGGTGCTTGCTCGCAGCGATGGCCCGCTCGAAGAAGCTGTCCCGGCCGCGGCGCGCGAGCTCGAAGCCCTGCGTGAAGCGGGCATTGCAGGGCTGCGCCGGGGCGAGGTGCTCTCCATTCCGATTACCGTCTGGGCCACTTTGCACCCCGACCAGGCGAGTTGGTTCAAGATCGCCAAGATCGACGAGATGGGGCGGCGGTTGTTCGGTCGCAGGCTGTTCCCGCAAACCGAGTTCCGCGACGCTGATCTTGCCGAATGGCTGCAGTTGATGCGGGCGCTGCTCGGGTTGCTCGATAAGGAATTCGGGTGGCACCCGCATGACCTGTTCGATGTGCAGGGGTTCATCTGGGTGGTCGGCAATCCGGATTCCCCCCGCGAACTCGATCCGGTGCCCGTCTGGATGGTGACCTCGCTGTGGGGGCAAGAGGACGGCTTGCCGCGCTTCGTCGAGCGGGCAGAGTGGAGTTTGCTCACTGACACCGGCAGCGCGAACAACCGCCGCGTCCGCGAGATGCAGGTCGGTGACCGGATCTTCCTCAAGGATTTCGTGCCGCGCGCCCGCGATCTGCCCTTCGATGCCGGAACGGGGATCATGGCGGCGGCGACCGTGTTCCTGGCCCGTCACACCCGCTCGCTCGCCACCCGGCGCACGCTTGACGAGTTGAGACATGCTCTGGCCGATATCCCGCTGATGCCAATCACGCGGCTGCCGTGGCAAGCGGTGCGGATTGATCGCACCAACCGGCGCTGGGAGGCGCTGTTCCGGCTCGCCCGCCTGCTGCTTCAGCGCGACTGGCAGGCTACTCACCATCACGCCAAGGCCCCTGATGGTCTGACCCTGCTTTTTCCAATGAACGACCTGTTCGAGAAATACATCGCTGTGCTGCTTCGCCGGGCGCTGGCGGGGAGCGGGATCGAGGTGATCGACCAGGGCGGCCACCGCGCCTGCCTTGGCTCCTTTACTGGCGGGCATCTCGAGACCGGCGAGGTGTTCCGCACCAAACCTGACATCATGTTGCGCCGTGGTCGCGAAATTGTGGCCATCATCGATACCAAGTGGAAGAAGCTCAGCCTCGACCCGCTCGACCGCAAGCACGGGGTTAGCCAGGCTGATGTCTATCAGCTCATGGCCTATGCGCGGCTCTACCAGACGGCCGAGCTGATGCTACTTTACCCGGCGCGACCGGGGCAGGTGTGCGCAGAGCGCGCACAGTTCGGCATGGCGGGCGGGAGCGAGCGCCTCAGAATCGCGATGGCTGACGTCTCGCTGGACGAGAAGGCTCTGGCAGAGGCTCTCGGAGTGCTGGTGATGGCGCCCGCCGTCACCAAGGCTTCGCCATTGCCGCAGGCGGTGGGGTAG
- a CDS encoding helix-turn-helix transcriptional regulator, translating into MARNAKLDRLLTLVKALGESAEGLTLDEMAEVIGANRRTAERLRDLILVHFDLEEGVDDRHKRFRIPGTLPSPFIQPNVAEIAALKSLADTAHKAGSAQAPLLESLVGKVQAGLRREVKSRMAPDLEPLVRLQRHHVPAGPMIEHAPETVAQVQGAMMAGMCLEFDYLADGAAEPKWRRVIPVGLIHGPATYLIGKIPGRDLEPAPYRLDRIIAARVSNQPGAAGEDWDLDQWMSASFGIWREEGYEIVLRVAHESAERARKWRFHPQQMIEQDGEELIVRFHSGGLREIAEHLFTWGGEVRIEGPEELREMMRERLSAAGRAVV; encoded by the coding sequence ATGGCACGTAACGCGAAGCTCGACCGGCTGCTGACGCTGGTCAAGGCGCTGGGAGAAAGCGCAGAAGGCTTGACCCTCGACGAGATGGCAGAAGTGATCGGCGCCAACCGCCGAACGGCCGAGCGGCTGCGCGATCTGATCCTTGTACACTTCGATCTCGAGGAAGGCGTCGATGATCGCCACAAGCGCTTCCGCATCCCGGGTACGCTGCCGTCGCCGTTCATCCAGCCCAATGTCGCCGAGATCGCAGCCCTGAAATCGCTCGCCGACACTGCACACAAAGCAGGCTCAGCGCAGGCTCCGCTGCTCGAAAGCCTGGTCGGCAAGGTGCAGGCCGGCCTCAGGCGCGAAGTCAAGAGTCGCATGGCACCCGATCTCGAGCCGCTCGTCCGCCTCCAGCGCCATCATGTCCCCGCCGGCCCGATGATCGAACACGCGCCGGAGACTGTGGCTCAGGTGCAGGGCGCGATGATGGCCGGGATGTGCCTCGAATTCGATTACCTTGCCGATGGGGCTGCAGAGCCGAAGTGGCGGCGGGTCATTCCGGTTGGTCTGATCCACGGACCTGCAACCTATCTGATTGGCAAGATCCCGGGCCGTGATCTCGAACCTGCCCCCTACCGTCTTGATCGCATCATTGCAGCGCGCGTCAGCAACCAACCGGGCGCAGCGGGCGAGGATTGGGACCTGGACCAGTGGATGAGCGCAAGCTTCGGCATCTGGCGCGAGGAAGGCTACGAAATCGTCCTCCGCGTTGCTCACGAAAGTGCAGAACGCGCGCGCAAGTGGCGTTTCCATCCGCAGCAGATGATCGAGCAGGACGGCGAAGAACTGATCGTGCGGTTTCATTCCGGTGGCCTGCGCGAGATCGCCGAGCACCTGTTCACCTGGGGTGGTGAGGTACGAATAGAAGGTCCGGAGGAGTTGCGCGAGATGATGCGCGAAAGGTTGTCGGCGGCTGGTCGGGCCGTGGTCTAG
- a CDS encoding DEAD/DEAH box helicase, whose product MNVFELDADLIARYEKFARSFTSIRAEDLRGQIDAVYEGGKFWPEPLIGLNPEFKRGRSVADLARQGVVDPDLETVFALGTPRTPISLHLHQEQALMKALQSRNYIVTTGTGSGKSLCFFVPIINRILAARRAGEPRRTRAIVIYPMNALANSQREELEKFIEHCGLDSSLKPTFARYTGQEQDSERKAVAANAPDIILTNFMMLELLMTRQDEVDRQVIENMKGLEFLVLDELHTYRGRQGADVAMLVRRVRERMGSEKMLCVGTSATMASGEEDAGRDAVSKVGSILFGSPVLSEDVITESLVRRTEGTPSDAALRAAVLEPSKPATFEEFALDPLACWIEMNIGLDGGEVLKRATPRTLTEAADSLAQATQLEPAECRSALADRLIAMNECRNDRDQAFMAFKLHRFLSGAGTAHTTLAPSGSRRVSLVGEKFDREETEARLYPVYFCRDCGQEVHSVSIDNWGSVIARPIDVAPRPDGTDGDIEHGFLVPDSSGDLNFAGDVEDYPDSWQETSATGQLRLKNSHRGKHDGRRMYLGRDGRHDPEGLLCWFFPGQFRFCPHCKSQPAPQARDINKLAGLSAEGRSSATTLITTAALDWMERAGQPVEIHRRKLLGFTDNRQDAALQSGHFNDFIFVTLLRGAMLQAVRSAGEDGLSHEEFGNALRKALGFDPDLRERRTEWMLDPEPVSFSAIDEAKKSINRVLAHRLWNDLRRGWRFTNPNLDQLDLIKIVYPGIRMLAGDQATCSGAHRERMSETEERGFSILSQVPADKREKMFRQLFDHMRQGLAIAVDALDPNELEAVSIKSRQFLKDPWAISQEEQNHDLSAQTALVVGTQGSKNDRIVRVSARGGLARAIVAEVGDLPLADREPLIEAMLLAAARHQMAREFAAGPLLGWRLAPGALRIVPGDGRPKKGQDNRFFAELYSDVAVRLAAPGGLPLAFEAREHTAQVDSLLREMRECRFRFGNSDKQRMAEIANDAKVIAEKRDFLPLLYCSPTMELGVDISQLNVVYLRNAPPTPANYAQRAGRAGRSGQAALVVTYCAAQSPHDQYYFERRTDLVAGIVKAPAIDLVNPDLLASHVNAEWLAAAQEGLGKSIPENLDMDDEALPVCSRLIAAFETATSDIEARERAVRIVGSALPAEGSPVIGSPEVFVTARWDNAGHAIDLAFKRWRTLYRSANEERREASAIADRPGLSAQERKDARSRYVAADKQVELLAKGVSSASSDFYAYRYLATEGFLPGYNFPRLPLYAFVDSDRGSAVLQRPRFLAIAEFGPNSLVYHEGKAFSCNRAKLPAGTRGNDNKLVTTTMRCCHACGAAHSSETIERCVVCHEPLTEEGRLSKLYRIENVDASPRSRITANDEDRQRRGFDLRTIFEWDPARQESLLLKTSDGPLVALRYGPQTKLSRVNLGLRRRAHKEHTGFDIDTISGRWLKNEAQGEDEGHVDNSAKRQSIVPVVEDTKNALLLKFDPLIELDNSQMATLQHALVRAIETEHVLEAGELLGEPLPTKDDRRAILFYEASEGGAGVLKRLMDGPERWRRLAEVALDLMHYRLEDGRLVEKEDACVAGCYRCVLSYYNQPDHEMIDRRDDAVLDALVGLAACERDWPAAGPAGADPQSDPWLAAFASWGFPAPSSETIAGLEYAMVWPGHMVMAVAQSPSEALRDRCAELGRELIALPDEPGTNPPSDLANALGVSA is encoded by the coding sequence ATGAACGTTTTCGAACTCGATGCTGATCTGATTGCCAGATACGAGAAGTTCGCGCGTTCGTTCACCTCGATCCGTGCTGAAGATCTGCGAGGCCAGATCGATGCCGTCTATGAAGGTGGAAAATTCTGGCCCGAGCCGCTGATCGGGCTCAACCCGGAGTTCAAGCGCGGTCGCTCGGTCGCCGATCTTGCCCGGCAAGGGGTGGTCGACCCCGATCTTGAGACCGTCTTCGCACTCGGTACTCCCCGCACGCCGATCAGCTTGCACCTGCATCAGGAGCAGGCGCTCATGAAGGCGCTGCAAAGCCGCAACTACATCGTCACGACCGGCACGGGCTCGGGCAAATCGCTCTGCTTCTTCGTGCCGATCATCAATCGGATCCTTGCCGCACGACGAGCGGGCGAACCGCGCCGGACAAGAGCGATTGTCATCTATCCGATGAACGCGCTGGCCAATTCACAGCGCGAGGAGCTCGAGAAATTCATCGAACATTGCGGCTTGGACTCCAGCCTGAAGCCAACCTTTGCGCGTTACACCGGTCAGGAACAGGACAGCGAGCGCAAGGCGGTGGCTGCCAACGCGCCGGATATCATCCTGACCAACTTTATGATGCTCGAGCTGCTGATGACGCGGCAAGATGAGGTCGATCGGCAGGTCATCGAGAATATGAAGGGGCTCGAGTTCCTTGTTCTCGACGAGCTTCACACCTATCGCGGCCGTCAGGGTGCCGACGTTGCCATGCTTGTTCGTCGCGTGCGCGAGCGCATGGGCTCCGAGAAGATGCTGTGTGTCGGCACTTCAGCCACAATGGCGTCCGGCGAGGAAGATGCCGGGCGGGATGCTGTCTCAAAGGTCGGAAGCATCCTATTTGGAAGCCCTGTCCTCTCCGAAGACGTGATCACGGAAAGCCTCGTTCGTCGCACTGAAGGCACGCCATCCGATGCCGCTTTGCGAGCGGCCGTTCTGGAACCATCCAAGCCTGCGACCTTCGAAGAGTTCGCTCTTGATCCACTCGCTTGCTGGATCGAGATGAATATCGGACTTGATGGCGGCGAAGTGCTGAAGCGTGCGACCCCGCGCACGTTAACCGAGGCAGCGGATTCCCTTGCGCAAGCCACACAACTGGAGCCAGCGGAGTGCCGCTCCGCTCTGGCTGACAGGCTGATAGCCATGAATGAATGTCGCAATGACCGCGACCAGGCCTTCATGGCGTTCAAGCTCCATCGTTTCTTGTCCGGTGCGGGTACTGCGCATACGACGCTGGCGCCATCCGGTAGCCGCCGTGTGTCACTGGTTGGTGAGAAATTCGACCGGGAGGAAACTGAGGCCCGGCTCTATCCCGTCTATTTCTGCCGAGATTGCGGTCAGGAAGTCCATAGCGTCTCGATCGACAACTGGGGCAGTGTCATCGCTCGCCCTATCGACGTCGCGCCCCGTCCTGACGGAACAGACGGAGACATCGAACACGGCTTTCTCGTGCCCGATTCGAGCGGCGATCTCAATTTTGCGGGCGATGTCGAAGATTATCCCGACAGCTGGCAGGAGACCAGCGCAACAGGGCAGCTTCGTCTCAAGAACTCCCATCGCGGCAAACACGATGGCCGCCGGATGTACCTTGGCCGGGACGGGCGGCATGACCCGGAAGGGCTGCTATGCTGGTTCTTCCCTGGTCAGTTTCGTTTCTGCCCGCACTGCAAGAGCCAGCCCGCGCCGCAAGCACGCGATATCAACAAACTGGCGGGGCTTTCGGCCGAAGGCAGGAGCTCCGCGACGACGCTCATCACAACGGCAGCGCTGGACTGGATGGAGCGGGCGGGTCAACCGGTCGAGATTCATCGCCGCAAACTGCTCGGCTTCACCGATAATCGGCAGGACGCAGCGCTTCAGTCGGGTCATTTCAACGACTTCATCTTCGTCACATTGCTGCGCGGCGCCATGCTGCAGGCGGTAAGGTCCGCGGGCGAAGATGGCCTCTCCCACGAGGAATTCGGGAATGCGCTCCGCAAAGCACTCGGCTTCGATCCCGATCTGCGGGAGCGCCGGACAGAGTGGATGCTCGATCCGGAACCCGTGAGCTTTTCCGCAATCGACGAAGCTAAGAAGTCGATCAACAGGGTGCTAGCACATCGGCTTTGGAATGACCTGCGCAGAGGGTGGCGCTTTACCAACCCGAATCTCGACCAACTCGATCTGATCAAGATCGTCTATCCCGGGATCCGGATGTTGGCCGGGGATCAGGCAACATGCTCGGGCGCGCACCGCGAGCGCATGAGCGAAACCGAAGAACGCGGCTTCTCGATACTGTCGCAAGTTCCGGCAGACAAACGCGAGAAGATGTTTCGCCAGCTGTTTGACCATATGCGCCAGGGCTTGGCGATCGCGGTCGATGCACTCGATCCTAATGAACTCGAAGCGGTGTCGATCAAGTCGCGGCAGTTCCTCAAAGACCCCTGGGCCATCTCGCAAGAGGAGCAGAATCACGACCTCAGCGCGCAGACTGCGCTGGTCGTGGGCACGCAAGGCAGCAAGAACGACCGCATCGTCCGCGTTTCGGCGCGCGGTGGTCTGGCGCGGGCGATTGTGGCTGAGGTTGGTGACCTCCCCCTCGCTGATCGCGAGCCACTGATCGAGGCGATGCTGCTGGCAGCCGCGCGGCATCAGATGGCGCGCGAGTTTGCGGCCGGTCCGCTTCTAGGCTGGAGGCTTGCCCCAGGCGCCCTTCGAATTGTACCAGGCGATGGGCGGCCCAAGAAGGGCCAAGACAACCGTTTCTTCGCTGAGCTCTACTCCGATGTTGCCGTTCGGCTTGCGGCACCCGGAGGGTTGCCCTTGGCCTTCGAAGCACGTGAGCACACCGCACAGGTCGATTCCTTGCTCCGCGAAATGCGCGAATGTCGTTTTCGCTTCGGCAACAGCGACAAACAGCGCATGGCCGAGATCGCCAACGATGCCAAAGTAATCGCAGAAAAGCGGGATTTCCTGCCGCTGCTCTATTGCTCGCCGACCATGGAGCTGGGCGTCGATATCTCGCAGCTCAACGTCGTCTATCTGCGCAATGCACCTCCGACCCCGGCCAATTACGCCCAGCGTGCGGGGCGGGCTGGCCGAAGCGGCCAAGCCGCCCTGGTCGTGACCTACTGCGCTGCGCAAAGCCCTCACGATCAATATTACTTCGAGCGCCGGACCGATCTCGTCGCCGGGATCGTGAAGGCGCCTGCGATTGATCTGGTCAACCCTGACCTGCTGGCCTCGCACGTCAATGCTGAATGGCTTGCCGCCGCGCAGGAGGGGCTTGGCAAATCAATCCCTGAAAACCTCGATATGGACGATGAGGCTTTGCCGGTTTGTTCGCGGCTGATCGCGGCCTTCGAGACGGCAACCAGCGATATAGAAGCGCGCGAGCGGGCTGTCAGGATCGTTGGCTCGGCGCTCCCTGCGGAAGGCTCTCCGGTGATCGGCAGTCCCGAGGTTTTTGTTACAGCGCGCTGGGACAACGCGGGTCATGCTATTGATCTTGCCTTCAAGCGCTGGCGCACACTCTATCGTTCAGCGAATGAGGAACGCCGGGAAGCGTCGGCGATTGCCGATCGCCCGGGTCTTTCGGCTCAGGAACGTAAGGATGCCCGGTCGCGCTATGTGGCGGCTGACAAGCAGGTCGAGCTGCTGGCCAAAGGCGTCTCATCGGCGAGTTCGGACTTCTATGCCTATCGCTACCTTGCGACCGAAGGGTTTCTACCCGGCTATAATTTTCCGCGCCTCCCGCTTTATGCTTTCGTCGACAGTGACCGCGGATCGGCGGTGCTGCAACGACCGCGCTTCCTTGCGATTGCCGAGTTCGGGCCCAACAGTCTTGTGTATCACGAAGGCAAGGCGTTTAGCTGCAATCGCGCCAAGTTGCCTGCTGGCACCCGGGGCAACGATAACAAGCTCGTCACGACGACGATGCGCTGCTGCCACGCCTGCGGTGCTGCGCATAGTAGTGAGACCATCGAACGGTGCGTCGTGTGCCATGAGCCGCTGACCGAGGAGGGTCGGCTTTCCAAGCTTTACAGGATCGAGAACGTCGATGCCTCGCCAAGGTCACGCATCACCGCCAACGACGAGGACCGCCAGCGGCGCGGTTTCGACCTCAGGACGATCTTCGAGTGGGATCCGGCGCGGCAGGAAAGCCTGTTGTTAAAGACATCGGATGGGCCATTGGTGGCGCTGCGTTATGGCCCGCAGACCAAGCTCTCTCGTGTGAATCTTGGTTTGAGACGAAGGGCCCACAAGGAACACACAGGTTTCGATATCGATACGATCTCCGGCCGCTGGCTCAAGAATGAGGCGCAAGGCGAGGATGAGGGCCACGTCGATAACAGCGCGAAGCGTCAATCTATCGTGCCTGTCGTCGAAGACACCAAGAACGCGCTTCTGCTCAAGTTCGATCCTCTGATCGAGCTCGACAATAGTCAGATGGCAACCCTGCAGCATGCGCTCGTTCGTGCCATCGAAACCGAGCATGTGCTTGAAGCTGGTGAGCTTCTGGGCGAGCCATTGCCGACCAAGGATGACCGCCGAGCGATCCTCTTCTACGAAGCCTCGGAGGGCGGCGCGGGCGTACTAAAGCGGTTGATGGACGGGCCCGAACGTTGGCGCCGCTTGGCCGAGGTCGCGCTCGATCTGATGCATTACCGCCTTGAGGACGGCAGGCTCGTCGAGAAAGAGGACGCCTGTGTCGCCGGCTGCTACCGCTGCGTTCTGTCCTACTACAATCAGCCCGATCATGAGATGATCGACCGGCGCGACGACGCAGTGCTTGATGCGCTTGTCGGGCTCGCCGCTTGCGAGAGAGACTGGCCTGCAGCCGGTCCTGCGGGAGCTGATCCACAATCTGACCCCTGGCTCGCCGCCTTTGCCAGCTGGGGGTTCCCGGCACCGTCGAGCGAGACCATCGCGGGGCTCGAGTATGCCATGGTCTGGCCCGGCCACATGGTGATGGCGGTTGCTCAGTCCCCATCGGAGGCCTTGCGTGATCGCTGCGCGGAGCTCGGCCGAGAATTGATTGCCCTGCCCGATGAACCCGGCACGAACCCGCCGTCAGATCTGGCGAATGCATTGGGAGTTTCTGCATGA